A DNA window from Candidatus Thermokryptus mobilis contains the following coding sequences:
- a CDS encoding NAD(P)/FAD-dependent oxidoreductase gives MAKIVILGGSFAGLTAAFDLKRKLKDKAEVIVISKTKNFVFIPSLIWVPFKWRKPEDISFELRPVLEKKGIKFVHAEATRILPESNRVETTSGVYDYDFLLIATGPDLNFSEVEGLGPQDGYTTSICNVEHALHAGERWEEFVKSPGPIVIGATQKASCFGAAYEYVFNIEYAARKAGIRDKVEITFITSEPFLGNFGIGGVGSSQKMTEYFFKKLGIRGITNVAIEKITEDKLFLSNGQVLPFKYAMIIPPFLGVKAIRDSGLGNEAGFIPVDSTYRHLNYDNIYAAGVAVAVKYPEPTPIPIGVPKTGYMSEVMARVAAENIASKVLGKNHESKLSFEDIAPLCVMDAGNMGVLLVASRVFKPRKYHILFPGPWSHWVKVWFEKYYLWKMRNGYTQLP, from the coding sequence ATGGCAAAAATAGTCATCCTTGGTGGTTCTTTTGCTGGTTTGACAGCGGCTTTTGACCTTAAGAGAAAGCTTAAAGATAAAGCCGAAGTTATAGTTATATCAAAGACCAAAAACTTTGTTTTCATTCCATCACTTATTTGGGTCCCGTTTAAGTGGCGCAAACCGGAGGATATATCTTTTGAGCTTAGGCCGGTTCTCGAGAAAAAAGGGATAAAATTTGTTCACGCCGAAGCAACAAGGATTTTACCTGAATCAAACAGGGTTGAGACGACATCAGGCGTTTATGATTATGATTTTCTTTTGATAGCTACTGGACCTGATTTGAACTTTTCAGAAGTTGAAGGGCTTGGACCACAAGATGGATACACGACCTCAATTTGTAATGTTGAGCATGCTCTTCACGCTGGGGAGAGGTGGGAGGAATTCGTTAAGAGCCCTGGACCAATTGTTATAGGTGCGACACAAAAGGCAAGTTGTTTTGGTGCAGCCTATGAATATGTTTTTAACATTGAGTATGCAGCAAGAAAAGCGGGTATAAGAGATAAAGTTGAGATCACTTTCATCACATCAGAGCCATTTCTTGGAAACTTCGGTATAGGTGGGGTTGGAAGCTCTCAGAAGATGACCGAGTATTTCTTTAAAAAGCTTGGAATTCGTGGGATTACAAATGTAGCTATTGAGAAGATAACCGAGGATAAGCTTTTTCTTTCAAATGGTCAAGTTTTGCCATTCAAATATGCGATGATAATCCCGCCGTTTCTCGGCGTTAAGGCAATTCGTGATTCTGGGCTTGGTAATGAAGCAGGTTTTATACCCGTTGATAGCACCTATCGGCATTTAAATTACGATAACATCTATGCTGCTGGTGTAGCTGTTGCGGTTAAATATCCAGAGCCAACGCCGATCCCGATTGGTGTTCCAAAGACAGGTTATATGTCCGAGGTGATGGCGAGGGTTGCTGCTGAAAATATCGCTTCAAAAGTTCTCGGTAAAAATCACGAGTCAAAATTGTCCTTTGAAGATATAGCACCCCTTTGTGTAATGGACGCTGGCAATATGGGTGTTTTATTGGTTGCAAGTAGAGTGTTTAAACCGAGAAAGTACCATATACTCTTCCCTGGTCCCTGGTCACATTGGGTTAAAGTTTGGTTTGAGAAGTATTACCTTTGGAAGATGAGGAATGGATATACGCAATTGCCATAA
- a CDS encoding YgaP family membrane protein: MKVNEATWDRVLRVIVGLFLLSLLFWVEGNGKYWGLLGLIPLITGLVGYCPAYSLFKFSTRKETSSGS, translated from the coding sequence ATGAAGGTAAACGAGGCAACCTGGGATAGGGTCTTGAGGGTAATCGTTGGTTTGTTTCTTCTCTCGCTTCTTTTTTGGGTTGAAGGAAACGGGAAGTATTGGGGGTTGCTCGGTCTAATACCACTTATAACTGGACTTGTTGGATATTGTCCTGCATATTCACTTTTTAAGTTTTCTACCCGTAAGGAGACAAGCTCGGGGAGTTAA
- a CDS encoding thioredoxin family protein → MLLLYFILALIVFVLVMNFSVVLRARFKKGKSVRDIGGEIGEAIKRGEKVMLYFYSPTCSACRVQTPIIDSLINLSNGRTRIFKVDVSSDPNTALKFGVMGTPSIVIVENGKIKEFFVGVKSENILRRYI, encoded by the coding sequence ATGTTGCTTCTTTATTTTATACTCGCTCTTATAGTTTTTGTCCTTGTGATGAATTTTAGTGTTGTGTTAAGAGCTAGGTTCAAAAAGGGTAAATCTGTAAGAGATATAGGTGGGGAAATTGGTGAGGCGATAAAAAGAGGTGAAAAGGTTATGCTTTACTTTTATAGCCCAACTTGTTCTGCCTGCAGGGTTCAAACACCGATAATTGATAGCTTGATCAATCTGTCCAATGGGAGGACAAGGATATTTAAAGTTGATGTTAGTAGTGATCCGAATACGGCGCTTAAGTTCGGTGTTATGGGGACACCCTCAATTGTCATAGTTGAGAACGGTAAAATAAAGGAGTTTTTTGTCGGTGTTAAGTCGGAAAATATATTAAGGAGGTATATATGA
- a CDS encoding DUF302 domain-containing protein, whose translation MNYGISKVVNLSYEEAIDKVTEELRKEGFGVLTTIDVKETLKKKLGVDFDKYIILGACNPPFAYKALQAEYDLGLLLPCNVVVYERDGKVFVSAFDPMTMTQIIDNPALKEIAQEVRKKLEKVIQNV comes from the coding sequence ATGAACTACGGGATTTCAAAAGTCGTCAATTTATCCTATGAGGAAGCTATAGACAAGGTGACAGAGGAATTGAGAAAGGAAGGTTTTGGCGTTTTGACTACGATTGATGTCAAGGAAACATTAAAGAAAAAGCTTGGCGTTGATTTTGACAAATATATAATTCTGGGCGCTTGTAATCCTCCGTTCGCTTATAAAGCGCTACAGGCAGAGTATGACCTTGGTTTGTTGCTCCCTTGTAATGTGGTGGTTTATGAGAGAGATGGGAAAGTCTTTGTTTCAGCTTTTGATCCGATGACGATGACGCAAATAATAGATAATCCCGCATTGAAAGAGATCGCTCAAGAGGTTCGTAAGAAGCTTGAAAAGGTAATTCAAAATGTTTGA
- a CDS encoding TlpA disulfide reductase family protein, whose protein sequence is MFENKTLKVMVKKEQKKRANYLPIIGFLLLILAVGYFGYMTKKAENSSGDESYTAISKAFAGVPSDIRPAPDFELPDVNGKKVKLSDFKGKIIILDFWATWCPPCRAEIPGFIELYKKYKDKGVEIIGISLDEGGVRDVVPFMKEFGINYHILIGNYKVTQDYGGIRGIPTTFVIDRKGNIRAKYVGYRPKEVFERDIIMLLNEK, encoded by the coding sequence ATGTTTGAAAACAAAACTTTAAAGGTTATGGTGAAGAAGGAACAAAAAAAGAGAGCAAATTATCTGCCGATCATTGGTTTTTTGCTTTTAATACTTGCCGTTGGTTATTTCGGGTATATGACAAAAAAAGCTGAAAATTCAAGTGGTGATGAAAGTTATACGGCTATTTCAAAAGCATTTGCGGGTGTTCCATCAGATATAAGACCCGCACCTGATTTTGAACTTCCAGATGTCAATGGAAAGAAGGTCAAACTTTCTGATTTTAAGGGGAAAATTATAATTCTTGATTTTTGGGCGACTTGGTGTCCGCCTTGTAGAGCTGAGATACCCGGTTTTATTGAACTTTACAAAAAATATAAAGACAAAGGCGTTGAAATAATTGGCATATCGCTTGATGAGGGTGGGGTTAGGGATGTTGTGCCCTTTATGAAGGAGTTCGGGATAAATTATCATATCTTGATAGGGAATTATAAAGTCACGCAAGATTACGGCGGGATAAGAGGGATACCAACGACATTTGTAATTGATAGAAAAGGGAATATCAGAGCAAAATATGTTGGCTATCGTCCGAAAGAGGTTTTTGAAAGAGATATAATTATGCTTTTGAATGAAAAATGA
- a CDS encoding YtxH domain-containing protein, with amino-acid sequence MFAGVIGAVVGGVFGFFIGRYFSKIGGMCPLLCNPKISTIYFALVGFLLSYGKF; translated from the coding sequence ATGTTTGCAGGTGTAATTGGTGCAGTTGTTGGTGGTGTTTTTGGTTTCTTCATCGGTAGATATTTCTCAAAAATAGGGGGAATGTGCCCTCTTCTTTGTAACCCGAAGATAAGCACGATTTATTTTGCTTTGGTTGGATTTCTTTTATCTTATGGAAAATTTTAA
- a CDS encoding OsmC family protein, translating to MAKVEVKFVDGMTFIGRGESNHWVVMDGAESVGGNNAGTRPMELVLVALGGCTGMDVVSILRKKRVKFDKFEMRITGERAEEHPRVYTKVNVEYLIYGKDVREKDVEQAIELSQAKYCSVSAILRKSGAEVTYSYKIIQPENEVVKNE from the coding sequence ATGGCAAAGGTTGAAGTTAAATTCGTTGATGGTATGACCTTCATTGGAAGGGGTGAGTCAAATCATTGGGTTGTGATGGATGGAGCTGAAAGCGTTGGTGGAAATAATGCAGGGACAAGACCAATGGAACTTGTCTTGGTGGCTCTTGGCGGTTGCACAGGTATGGATGTGGTGAGCATATTGAGAAAGAAAAGGGTTAAGTTTGACAAGTTTGAGATGAGAATCACCGGCGAAAGAGCTGAAGAACATCCGAGAGTATATACGAAAGTCAATGTTGAATATCTGATTTACGGTAAAGATGTAAGGGAAAAGGATGTTGAACAGGCAATAGAGTTATCGCAGGCTAAATATTGTTCTGTTTCTGCTATTTTGAGAAAGTCGGGCGCTGAGGTTACCTATAGTTATAAAATAATTCAACCAGAAAATGAGGTGGTTAAAAATGAATAA
- a CDS encoding Tll0287-like domain-containing protein: MNKGIVAILFIFLLQSQGDQKVQKAIDLARKVSDNVVDSVKATLFKELGKGGYLNAISACSNLAQDIIKAHQSKYGIYVRRVSEKYRNKLDKPDDYELVILRKLDELNKTGDLPQEYYEVVNEKDGRYLRYFKPLIVQPMCLNCHGTDEFLNKSIKDFLKEKYPEDKAVGYKAGDFRGAVSVKIKLSD; this comes from the coding sequence ATGAATAAGGGCATAGTCGCAATCTTATTCATTTTTCTTTTACAGAGTCAAGGGGATCAAAAAGTGCAGAAGGCGATTGACCTTGCAAGGAAAGTTTCTGATAATGTTGTTGATTCGGTGAAAGCGACATTGTTTAAAGAACTTGGTAAAGGCGGTTATCTTAACGCTATTTCTGCATGCTCAAACCTTGCGCAAGATATAATCAAGGCGCACCAGAGCAAATATGGGATTTATGTCCGAAGGGTGAGCGAAAAATATAGAAACAAGCTTGATAAGCCGGATGATTATGAACTTGTCATCTTAAGAAAGCTTGATGAACTTAACAAAACGGGAGATTTACCTCAGGAATATTATGAAGTAGTCAATGAGAAAGATGGAAGATATTTGCGATATTTTAAACCGCTTATCGTTCAGCCGATGTGTTTAAATTGTCACGGGACTGACGAGTTTTTGAATAAGAGCATAAAGGATTTTTTGAAGGAGAAATATCCTGAAGATAAAGCTGTTGGATATAAGGCGGGTGATTTTAGAGGTGCTGTGAGCGTTAAAATCAAATTAAGTGACTAA
- a CDS encoding class I SAM-dependent methyltransferase: MHKFHHENAHRLHSEERMKILPPEEVLKSCGLSEGMTMVDLGCGSGYFTIPASRIVGEKGKIYAIDIQEEMLDKLKENGLPSNVIPLLARSDYDFPLDEGISDFTFIAFVTHENEDLEKFFNEIKRITKDDGRVVILEWKKQYEESGPPYEERIGMDEILDKLEGFGFKVIEFGELNQSHYKVICTKR, translated from the coding sequence ATGCACAAGTTTCATCATGAAAACGCTCACCGACTTCACAGCGAGGAGAGGATGAAAATTCTTCCACCGGAGGAAGTTTTGAAATCGTGCGGTCTTTCAGAAGGTATGACGATGGTTGACCTTGGTTGCGGAAGCGGTTATTTCACGATCCCGGCTTCAAGAATTGTTGGGGAAAAAGGGAAAATTTACGCTATTGATATTCAGGAGGAGATGCTTGACAAGTTGAAGGAAAATGGATTACCTTCAAATGTGATACCGCTTCTTGCAAGAAGCGATTATGATTTTCCACTTGATGAGGGTATTAGCGATTTTACTTTTATTGCCTTCGTAACGCACGAAAACGAAGATCTTGAAAAATTTTTTAATGAGATCAAAAGAATAACGAAAGATGATGGCAGGGTGGTTATTCTTGAGTGGAAAAAGCAATATGAGGAATCGGGTCCGCCATATGAGGAGAGGATAGGGATGGATGAAATTTTAGATAAGTTAGAGGGATTTGGATTTAAAGTTATTGAATTTGGGGAATTGAACCAGTCACATTATAAAGTTATTTGCACCAAAAGATGA
- a CDS encoding rhodanese-like domain-containing protein, with translation MKKRLGFYTLFYLLLFYLVGCSALSPDSSSASFVDISPIEAKRKIEMKRDVLILDVRTQEEFSQGHIEGAINIPVQEIEKMIGELRKYKKYEIIVYCRSGNRSRRASEILVRYGFKNVYNLKGGFIEWSKTIMEGEDEKDHKRYNN, from the coding sequence ATGAAAAAGCGTTTGGGGTTTTATACTTTATTTTATTTGCTTCTTTTTTATTTGGTTGGATGCAGTGCATTGTCACCTGATAGTTCAAGTGCATCCTTTGTAGATATAAGTCCAATTGAGGCAAAGAGGAAAATTGAAATGAAGAGGGATGTGTTGATACTTGATGTGAGGACGCAGGAAGAATTTTCACAGGGACATATAGAAGGGGCGATAAATATCCCTGTTCAGGAGATTGAGAAGATGATTGGAGAGTTGAGAAAATATAAAAAATATGAGATTATAGTTTATTGTAGGAGTGGGAATAGAAGCAGAAGGGCGAGTGAAATTCTTGTTAGATATGGATTTAAAAATGTTTATAACCTCAAAGGTGGATTTATTGAATGGAGCAAAACAATAATGGAGGGTGAGGATGAAAAAGATCACAAAAGATATAACAATTGA
- a CDS encoding DUF1858 domain-containing protein, with the protein MKKITKDITIEDLVTEFPESVGFLMKKGIKCIVCGEPIWGTLEQAIKEKGKEDEMEEIIDELNEVLGLKEKGEESSEKI; encoded by the coding sequence ATGAAAAAGATCACAAAAGATATAACAATTGAGGACCTTGTGACTGAATTTCCTGAATCAGTTGGTTTTCTTATGAAAAAGGGGATTAAATGTATTGTTTGTGGCGAGCCGATATGGGGGACGCTTGAGCAAGCGATAAAGGAAAAGGGCAAAGAGGACGAGATGGAAGAGATCATTGACGAATTAAATGAGGTTCTTGGATTGAAAGAAAAAGGGGAAGAGTCAAGTGAAAAGATTTAA
- a CDS encoding YkoF family thiamine/hydroxymethylpyrimidine-binding protein, with protein sequence MAVALQISLYPLRQMDIVEPINTVIEIFKRHGLETQVGSMSTLVYGEEEKVFEALSEAYKKATEFGEVVLVATFSNACPMPLRFDIR encoded by the coding sequence ATGGCTGTTGCACTTCAAATAAGTTTGTATCCTTTAAGACAGATGGACATAGTAGAACCAATTAATACTGTGATTGAAATTTTTAAAAGGCATGGTCTTGAAACGCAAGTTGGTTCAATGAGCACACTTGTATATGGGGAAGAAGAGAAAGTTTTTGAGGCTCTAAGCGAGGCATACAAAAAAGCAACGGAATTTGGCGAGGTTGTGCTTGTTGCGACCTTTTCAAATGCATGCCCGATGCCCCTGCGCTTTGATATAAGATGA